One genomic region from bacterium encodes:
- a CDS encoding AMIN domain-containing protein, whose product MNGALRFRYPYALVCIAVLVVVIAVGAGSVRAGSAVVTKVAAVETVQGVELSVVASAPIRYELRQVQSNWIVIDVTPAELGIPAGTLPTAGHVVTKVRVGQFQSDVVRVVVEMVRPTPFHVTASADRTALLIGIGAPTSAVASGGVGPSTTAQAPPSAHPQAPQDTTIVFKSTAVLPQPTRPQTPPAQTAPTQTPPAQTAPTQTPAQRVQSVVPGKGIGPVHLGMRVAEVVAALGQPVRSQSLSDGTTAYEWFGPPNNSGLGVRTTPAGVVYRVWVINDAQYAIQDRVHVGSTETDARAALGEPSQVLVDASHGLKTLTYPALGVWIVIQTDKQYAFYNQVFEIGVTTLPEPAAAR is encoded by the coding sequence ATGAATGGAGCGCTGCGATTCCGATATCCCTACGCGCTCGTTTGTATCGCGGTCCTTGTTGTCGTCATCGCGGTTGGTGCCGGAAGTGTTCGCGCCGGGTCAGCCGTCGTGACCAAAGTCGCCGCGGTGGAGACGGTGCAGGGGGTTGAACTGTCCGTCGTCGCATCGGCCCCGATCCGGTACGAGCTCCGGCAAGTGCAGTCGAACTGGATCGTGATCGACGTAACCCCCGCCGAACTCGGGATTCCGGCCGGCACCCTGCCAACTGCCGGGCACGTGGTGACCAAGGTGCGTGTCGGGCAATTTCAATCCGACGTGGTGCGGGTTGTCGTTGAGATGGTGCGGCCCACGCCGTTTCACGTGACCGCTTCGGCGGATCGGACCGCGTTGCTTATCGGCATCGGCGCGCCGACGTCGGCGGTCGCGAGCGGCGGGGTAGGGCCATCGACCACGGCGCAGGCGCCGCCCTCGGCCCATCCCCAGGCTCCCCAGGACACGACCATCGTGTTCAAGTCCACCGCCGTCCTTCCGCAGCCAACCCGGCCGCAGACGCCCCCGGCGCAGACCGCCCCAACGCAGACGCCGCCGGCACAGACCGCTCCAACACAGACGCCGGCACAACGGGTCCAAAGCGTGGTGCCAGGCAAGGGCATCGGTCCGGTGCACCTCGGCATGCGCGTCGCGGAAGTCGTGGCTGCGCTCGGACAACCGGTGCGGTCGCAGTCTTTGTCCGACGGGACCACGGCGTACGAGTGGTTTGGGCCGCCGAACAACAGCGGACTTGGCGTGCGCACAACGCCGGCGGGTGTCGTGTACCGGGTGTGGGTCATCAACGATGCCCAGTACGCGATCCAAGACCGAGTCCACGTGGGCAGCACGGAGACTGATGCGCGTGCGGCGCTTGGGGAACCCTCGCAGGTCCTGGTCGATGCGTCGCACGGACTGAAGACGCTGACCTACCCGGCTCTTGGCGTGTGGATCGTCATCCAAACGGACAAGCAGTACGCGTTCTATAACCAAGTCTTCGAGATCGGTGTAACCACGCTGCCCGAGCCTGCCGCCGCGCGATAG
- a CDS encoding cytosine permease, translating to MSPDALYRDEVLVVEPHGLERINDAERHGTLAGQFNVWFAANMHLTTLVLGALGITLGLGFWGTALSCALGNLFGALGNSLCAAMGPRLGMPQLPMSRSAFGYRGNYLPAFLAWLGYIGWVTVDNTLGSQTSQQLFGTPYVPTAVTLGAATIVITIYGYNFVHAWERWLTRASVLVFAFLTIFALQHGAGPAAVPTKGGAAFWMAWLLEFTIMFSYTVSWAPYAADYARYLPSDTPIRRPFWYSFWGMFLSTTWTNTLGALLGTLAVAGGVIPAMRTVAGMGATAIYAILVLGSISSNTLNMYSGGMGGLTWGLPLRRTGATLVVGAIGVVLSILFGGAQFIKFFQGFLFLLVYWVTPWIAIIAIDFYVFHRRGLAYPDSREFYQPNGAFGALRWAGLAAFAIGVAASVPFMATDWYAGPIGKALGGADFSYIVSFVVAGAIYLATGRHTVPPIAAPAQGT from the coding sequence ATGTCGCCGGACGCGCTGTATCGTGACGAGGTGTTGGTCGTCGAGCCTCATGGGCTCGAGCGTATCAACGACGCGGAGCGCCACGGAACGCTCGCCGGGCAGTTCAACGTGTGGTTCGCCGCGAACATGCACCTCACGACGCTGGTGCTCGGCGCGCTTGGCATCACGCTCGGGCTCGGCTTCTGGGGCACCGCGCTGAGCTGCGCGCTCGGCAACTTGTTCGGCGCGCTCGGCAACTCGCTGTGCGCGGCCATGGGCCCGAGGCTCGGCATGCCGCAGCTTCCGATGAGCCGGTCCGCGTTTGGCTACCGGGGCAACTATCTCCCGGCGTTTCTCGCGTGGCTCGGATACATCGGGTGGGTCACCGTCGACAACACCCTCGGCTCCCAAACGAGTCAGCAGTTGTTCGGCACGCCGTACGTGCCAACCGCGGTGACCCTGGGCGCCGCCACCATTGTCATCACGATTTACGGGTATAACTTCGTGCATGCGTGGGAACGGTGGCTGACGCGGGCAAGCGTCCTGGTGTTCGCGTTCCTGACGATCTTCGCCCTTCAGCATGGCGCCGGGCCGGCCGCAGTACCAACCAAGGGCGGAGCGGCGTTCTGGATGGCGTGGCTGCTCGAGTTCACGATCATGTTCTCGTACACGGTGAGCTGGGCTCCGTACGCGGCAGACTATGCTCGCTACCTGCCGAGCGACACGCCGATCCGCCGGCCGTTCTGGTACTCGTTCTGGGGCATGTTCCTCTCCACGACATGGACCAACACCCTCGGAGCCCTGCTCGGCACGCTCGCCGTCGCCGGCGGTGTCATCCCCGCGATGCGGACGGTCGCCGGCATGGGCGCGACGGCGATCTACGCGATCTTGGTCTTGGGATCCATCAGCTCCAACACACTGAACATGTACAGCGGCGGAATGGGCGGCCTCACGTGGGGATTGCCGTTACGGCGCACAGGCGCAACGCTCGTGGTCGGGGCGATTGGCGTCGTGCTGTCCATCCTATTCGGCGGTGCACAGTTCATCAAGTTCTTCCAGGGGTTTCTGTTCCTACTCGTGTACTGGGTGACGCCCTGGATCGCGATCATCGCGATCGACTTCTACGTGTTCCACCGCCGGGGACTCGCGTATCCGGACAGCCGAGAGTTCTACCAGCCGAACGGTGCGTTCGGCGCGTTGCGCTGGGCCGGCCTTGCAGCTTTCGCGATCGGCGTCGCCGCTTCCGTCCCGTTCATGGCCACGGACTGGTACGCGGGCCCGATCGGCAAGGCGCTCGGCGGCGCCGATTTCAGCTACATCGTCAGCTTCGTGGTCGCGGGTGCGATCTATCTCGCGACCGGCCGCCACACGGTCCCACCCATCGCCGCGCCGGCACAGGGAACCTGA
- a CDS encoding ABC transporter substrate-binding protein encodes MAWRQGRFVRIGGVLALCVVLGALAWGGPAGAQSTAQSRGQSLVIVQAQDPQNWDPIATFLLSWGMVGCNIFDGLVDRGPDLVIRPGLATSWKWISKDVLQFKLRRGVTFHDGEPFNADAVKFTFDRLLGPEGAKGPQQGNYKSIDHAQVVDPYTVNLVMKEQDPVIITKLAGYGGMIVPPKYVQEHGSAYFGANPVGTGPFKFVEYRKDDHLTLAANANYWGGVPKLSAVTYRFVPEAATRVAELQAGRADIAPGVPVAQANVVKADGNLTLLTVGSPTVTEIRFDPSKAPAGDVRFRKAVIAGIDVQTIIQTILGGYGRRVSTFQSPLSFGNDPSMKPYPYDPTQAKQLLAEAGVKPGTEITLSFPSNNADFREAAQAMVSYLQAIGLKLTLQPVEQVTYFSDTIPHAKTGQIYEFGWGGWTLDFDNTADLLYHKGEYWNPVFSDADVEKYLTQERTTNDQKTRLTAFYGLDHRLYDLAIDFPLWQQINLWGVNRRVQGFVAPPDDRVRLLAVSVK; translated from the coding sequence ATGGCGTGGCGGCAGGGTCGGTTCGTTCGAATCGGTGGAGTCCTCGCGCTCTGCGTTGTGCTCGGAGCGCTGGCGTGGGGTGGCCCGGCGGGAGCGCAGTCCACGGCGCAGAGCCGCGGGCAGTCGCTTGTGATCGTCCAGGCGCAGGACCCGCAGAATTGGGATCCCATCGCCACGTTCCTCTTGTCGTGGGGCATGGTCGGATGCAACATTTTCGACGGCCTCGTCGACCGCGGGCCTGACCTTGTGATTCGGCCCGGGCTCGCGACGAGCTGGAAGTGGATCAGCAAGGACGTCCTGCAGTTCAAGCTGCGGCGCGGCGTCACGTTTCACGACGGCGAGCCGTTCAACGCGGATGCGGTTAAGTTCACGTTCGACCGATTGCTCGGACCGGAGGGTGCAAAGGGGCCACAGCAAGGCAATTACAAGTCGATCGACCACGCTCAGGTGGTGGATCCCTATACCGTCAACCTTGTGATGAAGGAACAGGACCCCGTGATCATCACCAAGCTCGCCGGGTACGGCGGGATGATCGTGCCTCCGAAATACGTGCAGGAGCACGGCAGCGCGTACTTCGGGGCGAACCCGGTGGGGACCGGTCCGTTCAAGTTCGTCGAGTACCGGAAGGACGATCATCTGACGCTCGCCGCGAATGCGAACTACTGGGGCGGCGTGCCGAAGCTTTCGGCGGTGACCTATCGATTCGTGCCCGAGGCCGCGACGCGGGTCGCCGAGCTGCAGGCCGGGCGGGCGGACATCGCGCCGGGCGTGCCGGTCGCGCAGGCGAACGTCGTCAAGGCCGATGGCAATCTCACCCTGCTCACGGTGGGCAGCCCGACCGTCACCGAGATCCGGTTCGACCCGTCGAAGGCGCCCGCGGGCGACGTGCGGTTTCGCAAGGCGGTGATCGCCGGGATCGACGTGCAGACGATCATCCAGACCATTCTCGGAGGATACGGACGCCGCGTGTCCACGTTCCAGAGTCCGCTCTCGTTCGGGAACGACCCGTCGATGAAACCGTACCCGTACGATCCGACGCAGGCGAAACAGCTCCTCGCCGAGGCCGGGGTCAAGCCGGGCACCGAAATCACCCTCAGCTTCCCCAGCAACAACGCGGATTTCCGTGAGGCCGCGCAGGCGATGGTGAGCTACCTGCAGGCGATCGGCTTGAAGCTGACCCTGCAGCCGGTCGAGCAGGTGACGTATTTCAGCGACACGATACCCCACGCGAAGACGGGGCAGATTTACGAATTCGGCTGGGGCGGGTGGACCCTCGATTTCGACAACACGGCCGACCTCCTGTATCACAAGGGCGAGTATTGGAACCCGGTGTTCAGCGACGCGGACGTGGAGAAGTACCTAACCCAGGAGCGCACCACGAACGATCAGAAGACGCGGCTCACGGCGTTTTACGGGTTGGACCACCGGCTCTATGACCTCGCGATCGACTTCCCGCTGTGGCAGCAGATCAACCTGTGGGGCGTCAACAGACGGGTGCAGGGGTTCGTCGCGCCGCCGGACGATCGGGTTCGACTCCTCGCGGTATCGGTGAAGTAG
- a CDS encoding ABC transporter permease — translation MIRYVAARMGGALAVLAAITLFVAFGIRLTGDPAVALFEGAGAPSTQDIQRMHRAFGTDRPFLAQYLGFAGQALRGNLGTSFRSGQPVSGLILERAGPTLALAVGGMVVALTVAFPLGVYAAMHRNALADFLIRVASLLGLSFPNFWLGIMLILILAVRVRWFPPSGYSGPMSLVLPCLTLGVILASTLVRLVRASLLDTLGQPYIRTARAKGMAERTVIVRHGLRNALLPVVTFIGLQFGGLLGGVVILENVFAWPGLGQLALEAVSYRDYPVVQGVVVVLALGVVAVNLLVDLSYGLLNPRVRVG, via the coding sequence GTGATCCGCTACGTCGCCGCCAGGATGGGCGGAGCTCTCGCCGTCCTGGCGGCGATTACGCTGTTCGTCGCGTTCGGGATCCGCCTGACCGGTGATCCGGCGGTGGCCCTATTCGAGGGTGCCGGCGCGCCGAGCACTCAGGACATTCAGCGGATGCACCGGGCATTCGGCACGGACCGTCCGTTCCTGGCACAGTACCTTGGGTTCGCCGGCCAGGCGCTGCGGGGCAACCTCGGAACCTCGTTCCGCAGCGGGCAACCGGTATCCGGCCTGATCTTGGAACGGGCAGGGCCGACGCTGGCACTGGCGGTGGGCGGCATGGTCGTCGCGCTCACGGTGGCGTTCCCGCTGGGTGTGTATGCGGCGATGCACCGGAACGCGCTCGCTGACTTCCTGATTCGCGTCGCCAGCCTGCTCGGGCTGTCGTTCCCCAACTTCTGGCTCGGGATCATGCTGATCCTCATCCTCGCAGTCCGGGTCCGGTGGTTTCCTCCATCGGGATACAGCGGGCCGATGTCGCTGGTCCTTCCGTGCCTGACCCTCGGCGTCATCCTGGCGAGCACGCTCGTGCGCCTGGTGCGCGCGAGCCTGCTCGATACACTGGGCCAGCCCTACATCCGCACCGCTCGCGCAAAGGGAATGGCGGAGCGCACGGTGATCGTGCGCCACGGCCTCCGGAACGCACTGCTCCCGGTCGTGACGTTCATCGGCCTGCAGTTCGGCGGGCTGCTCGGCGGGGTCGTGATTCTCGAGAACGTGTTTGCCTGGCCAGGGCTCGGCCAACTCGCGCTGGAGGCCGTGAGCTATCGGGACTACCCGGTCGTGCAGGGGGTGGTCGTCGTGCTCGCGCTGGGCGTCGTTGCCGTCAACTTGCTCGTCGATCTGAGCTACGGGTTGCTGAATCCGCGGGTGCGGGTGGGTTGA
- a CDS encoding ABC transporter permease encodes MAATPAAVGGLSAAARRRSPIGLQLTLFVGLTLVGLSLAAALGAPVLAPRNPEAADLRARLTPPAWLAPGSPYLLGTDAIGRDMLSRIIFGARISLEVGLVSVALSSVVGTALGLVGGYYGGWWDEAMMRLADLQLSFPFILFALVVIAVLGPGLSRIIFVLAVTQWASYARLVRSEALAVKEADYIQAARALGIRDRRIIWRHMLPNALGAVVVLATLSIANNILLEAALTFLGLGVDPAVPSWGGMLADSRNYIETAWWDSTFPGLAIMLAVMGFNLMGDWLRDRLSPDLR; translated from the coding sequence ATGGCCGCGACGCCGGCCGCCGTCGGCGGGCTCTCCGCGGCCGCCCGGCGTCGCTCGCCGATCGGGCTACAGCTCACGTTGTTCGTGGGGCTGACGCTCGTCGGTCTCTCGCTCGCGGCCGCCCTGGGTGCGCCTGTGCTCGCGCCCCGCAATCCTGAAGCGGCCGATCTGCGGGCGCGTCTGACACCCCCAGCCTGGCTGGCACCGGGATCGCCCTATCTGTTGGGCACGGACGCGATCGGCCGTGACATGCTGAGCCGGATCATTTTCGGGGCCCGGATCTCGCTTGAAGTTGGGCTCGTTTCCGTGGCGCTGAGCAGCGTCGTGGGCACCGCGCTCGGGCTCGTCGGAGGCTACTACGGCGGCTGGTGGGACGAGGCGATGATGCGGCTCGCCGATCTGCAACTTAGCTTCCCGTTCATCTTGTTCGCCCTTGTCGTGATCGCCGTGCTCGGTCCCGGTCTCAGCCGCATTATCTTCGTGCTCGCGGTCACACAGTGGGCGTCCTACGCCCGACTCGTTCGCAGCGAAGCGCTCGCGGTAAAGGAGGCCGACTACATTCAGGCGGCCCGCGCGCTTGGGATTCGCGACCGACGCATCATTTGGCGCCACATGTTGCCCAATGCGCTCGGCGCGGTGGTGGTGCTTGCCACACTGAGTATCGCCAACAACATCCTGCTGGAGGCGGCGCTCACGTTTCTCGGGCTCGGCGTGGATCCCGCGGTGCCGTCGTGGGGAGGGATGCTCGCCGACAGCCGCAACTATATCGAGACGGCGTGGTGGGACTCCACGTTCCCCGGCCTCGCGATCATGCTCGCGGTCATGGGCTTCAACCTGATGGGCGATTGGCTGCGCGATAGGCTGAGTCCTGATCTTCGTTGA
- a CDS encoding type II toxin-antitoxin system Phd/YefM family antitoxin, with protein MRKASIAALRAHLSKYVEAASAGEEVLVTDHRKPVARLVPVAAPHRMEARLVEMARAGLVRLPIRRLPAGFWDRPRPRDAAGRALAALIDARRRDR; from the coding sequence GTGCGAAAGGCGTCCATCGCGGCACTCCGGGCGCATCTTAGCAAGTATGTCGAAGCCGCCAGCGCAGGGGAGGAGGTCCTCGTCACCGACCATCGCAAACCGGTGGCACGCCTCGTGCCGGTCGCCGCGCCGCACCGCATGGAGGCGCGCCTTGTCGAGATGGCGCGCGCAGGCCTCGTGCGCCTCCCGATCCGGAGGTTGCCGGCGGGCTTTTGGGACCGGCCTCGCCCGCGCGATGCGGCGGGCCGCGCTCTTGCAGCACTCATCGACGCGCGGCGGCGCGACCGATGA
- a CDS encoding type II toxin-antitoxin system VapC family toxin: protein MRFWDASAIVPLCVAQPWSPAVRTLWHEDPGMVVWWGATVECWSVFARLRRGLALPGKREDAARGLLHDLERAWTEILPNEEVRAHAGRLVRTHALRTGDALQLAAALSWMKLPQGGEMVVLDPHLAQAARIEGLTTRP from the coding sequence ATGAGGTTCTGGGACGCGTCCGCGATCGTCCCGCTGTGCGTGGCGCAGCCGTGGTCTCCCGCCGTGCGGACGTTGTGGCACGAGGATCCCGGTATGGTAGTGTGGTGGGGGGCGACGGTCGAGTGCTGGTCTGTATTCGCGCGCCTCAGGCGCGGTCTGGCGTTGCCCGGCAAACGAGAGGACGCGGCGCGGGGCCTGCTGCACGACCTTGAGCGCGCCTGGACGGAGATTCTCCCCAACGAGGAGGTGCGGGCGCACGCGGGCCGTCTCGTCAGGACGCATGCGCTCAGAACCGGGGACGCGTTGCAACTCGCGGCGGCGCTGAGCTGGATGAAGCTGCCGCAGGGAGGCGAGATGGTCGTGCTGGACCCTCACCTCGCGCAGGCGGCACGGATCGAAGGGCTGACGACGCGGCCGTAG